In Candidatus Bathyarchaeota archaeon, the sequence GTTCAAATTGCGGCGCACCTGTCGCTGACGAAGCAAACTTTTGCCCCAAATGCGGCACCAAAACCCCAAAAGGCACAGCATCCAACGTAAAATATCCTTCTGGCGAGTTAGAAGATGCCTTTTACCGTGCAGGCAAAGAGCTTGAACGGGCTTTTATGATTGCTGCAAAAGAAACTGAAGCAGCACTCAAAAGAGCACGTGAAAGCATCAAAGACAAAAACGTCGAAACTCAACCCCCAACATCTGTCGTATGCCCAAACTGCGGAGCCCAAAACGTCCAAAGTGCAGTTTTCTGCAACGCCTGCGGTAAAAAACTCAACCCCTAAACTTTCTCGGAAGCCCACAGATGCAAAAAAACAAGACACTCATAGTATACGAATCCAAGCAGGGAGCAACCAAGGGTGCCGCCGCAAAAATTGCCGATGTCCTTCGCACAAAGTTTGGGTTGGAAGTGGATGTGTTTGACCTCAAAAAAGAAAAAGACATACCGCCCCTAGAACAGTACCAAAACGTGGTGGTCGGCGCAGGAGTCAGAGGCGGCAGAGTTTACAGCAAAGCACTCAAATTTTTAAAAAACGATTTGAGCAGTAAACGTGTGGCTTTTTTCACCTCATCATCTTGGGGTGGCACACCGGGAAGCTACGAAAACGCCAAAACCCGATTCGTAAACAAAACCCTCTCCAAATATCCCAACATAAACCCAGTTGGGGCGGAAGCTTTTGGCGGTCGCATCCGATACTTCGGCAAAACTATGCTTGACAACACTGATGCAGCTAAGGTTGAGGCGTGGGCGGAAGAGCTTGGCAAAAAATTCAGTAAATAACTGCGCTAAGGCTGGTGCGCTGATGTGTCCAGTGTGCTACGTTGAGTATGTTGAGGTACATTTTGATTTTGAATTGGACGGTGCTGTTTTGCGTGACGTGGAAGCGCTACGTTGCCCTGTATGTGGAGAGGAAGTTTTTTCGCCCGAGCAGCAGGAAACGATTAGAAAACGCCTAGAAACACAATAACGCAAACACACAACTTTTGTATTATCAGTAAAGAGAGCCCTCATTTGAAGATGCATACAAAAGGGTAATGACAAAAATGAAAGAAAAAAGTTAGTTTTGATCTACAAGGTGTGCGGTGCCGTCTGGGCAGTAAACCTTTTCGTTTTTGCCTACTTTACGGTATCTTTCGCTACACATGTGGAGCATCTCACATCCATCGCAATCTCTGCTCAACACAGATTTTCGCCTCCTGTTGGGGTTTTGTGCATCAGTAAGTTGGGCTTATAAGGTTATGTAATATGGATGTATATCGCTGGAAGTAGCGGTGAGCAGGGAGAAGGCTGTTTTGGATATGCAACCACCCTGTGGTTTCGTGGCTAGTCTACTTTACCTTGATTTTTTTAACGCGTGCCGAACGCGGGAACGGACATACCCCATGAATATGAAGGGCAAAGCAAACATGCCTGCTGCCAACGCGAGGGTTGCGATATC encodes:
- a CDS encoding zinc-ribbon domain-containing protein, with product MVYCSNCGAPVADEANFCPKCGTKTPKGTASNVKYPSGELEDAFYRAGKELERAFMIAAKETEAALKRARESIKDKNVETQPPTSVVCPNCGAQNVQSAVFCNACGKKLNP
- a CDS encoding flavodoxin domain-containing protein, with translation MQKNKTLIVYESKQGATKGAAAKIADVLRTKFGLEVDVFDLKKEKDIPPLEQYQNVVVGAGVRGGRVYSKALKFLKNDLSSKRVAFFTSSSWGGTPGSYENAKTRFVNKTLSKYPNINPVGAEAFGGRIRYFGKTMLDNTDAAKVEAWAEELGKKFSK